The Pseudomonas wenzhouensis genome has a segment encoding these proteins:
- the mutL gene encoding DNA mismatch repair endonuclease MutL — MSVMSRIHLLSPRLANQIAAGEVVERPASVAKELLENSLDSGARRIDVEVEQGGVKLLKVRDDGSGIAPDDLPLALARHATSKIRELEDLEAVLSMGFRGEALASISSVSRLTLTSRTADADQAWQVETEGRDMAPRVQPAAHPVGTSVEVRDLFFNTPARRKFLRAEKTEFDHLQEVIKRLALARFDVGFHLRHNGKTVLSLHEAGDEISRARRVASVCGPAFLEQALPIEIERGGLRLWGWVGLPTFSRSQADLQCFYVNGRMVRDKLVAHAVRQAYRDVLFNGRHPTFVLFLEIDPSTVDVNVHPTKHEVRFRDSRMVHDFLYGTLHRALADVRPEDQVAAPAAISPMSRASGLAAGEFGPQGEMGLAASVLETPVANAQPAWRGAGAGYQQPAGNPGVPAAETQAAYREYFAPLPAASPAALPQEQGDIPPLGYAVAQLKGVYILAENAQGMVVVDMHAAHERITYERLKHAMASEGLRGQPLLVPESIALSQREADCAEEHGEWFQRLGFELQRLGEETLAIRQIPALLKQAEATQLVRDVLADLLEYGTSDRIQAHLNELLATMACHGAVRANRRLTIPEMNALLRDMEQTERSGQCNHGRPTWTQLSMDQLDKLFMRGQ, encoded by the coding sequence GTGAGTGTCATGTCCCGTATTCATTTGCTCAGCCCGCGCCTGGCCAACCAGATCGCTGCGGGCGAGGTGGTCGAGCGTCCGGCTTCGGTCGCCAAGGAGCTGCTGGAAAACAGCCTGGATTCCGGTGCCCGGCGTATCGATGTCGAGGTCGAGCAGGGCGGCGTCAAGCTGCTCAAGGTGCGCGACGACGGCAGTGGCATCGCCCCGGACGACCTGCCGCTGGCCCTGGCTCGCCATGCCACCAGCAAGATTCGCGAGCTGGAAGACCTCGAAGCCGTACTCAGCATGGGCTTTCGCGGCGAGGCGCTGGCTTCGATCAGCTCGGTATCGCGCCTGACCCTGACTTCGCGTACCGCCGACGCCGACCAGGCCTGGCAGGTGGAAACCGAAGGACGCGACATGGCGCCACGGGTGCAGCCAGCTGCGCACCCGGTGGGCACCTCGGTGGAAGTGCGAGATCTGTTCTTCAACACCCCGGCACGGCGCAAGTTCCTGCGCGCCGAGAAAACCGAATTTGATCACCTGCAGGAAGTGATCAAGCGCCTGGCGCTAGCTCGCTTCGATGTCGGCTTTCACCTGCGCCATAACGGCAAGACCGTGCTCAGCCTGCACGAGGCGGGTGACGAGATCAGTCGTGCGCGGCGTGTGGCCTCGGTTTGCGGCCCGGCCTTCCTCGAGCAGGCGCTGCCGATCGAGATCGAGCGCGGTGGTCTGCGCTTGTGGGGCTGGGTTGGCTTGCCTACCTTCTCGCGCAGCCAGGCGGACCTGCAGTGCTTCTATGTCAACGGCCGCATGGTCCGCGACAAGCTGGTTGCCCATGCGGTGCGCCAGGCCTATCGTGATGTGCTGTTCAACGGCCGTCACCCGACCTTTGTGCTGTTTCTGGAAATCGACCCGAGCACGGTGGACGTCAACGTTCACCCGACCAAGCACGAAGTGCGCTTCCGTGACAGCCGCATGGTGCATGACTTCCTTTACGGTACGCTGCATCGGGCCTTGGCCGATGTACGACCGGAAGATCAGGTGGCGGCTCCGGCGGCCATCTCCCCCATGTCGCGTGCAAGCGGGCTGGCCGCCGGAGAATTTGGCCCGCAGGGCGAAATGGGCCTGGCCGCCAGCGTGCTGGAAACCCCGGTGGCCAATGCGCAGCCGGCCTGGCGTGGTGCAGGTGCCGGTTATCAGCAGCCGGCCGGCAACCCCGGCGTACCGGCTGCCGAAACGCAGGCCGCCTATCGCGAGTATTTCGCCCCGCTGCCCGCTGCGTCGCCCGCAGCGCTGCCGCAGGAACAGGGCGACATTCCGCCGCTCGGCTATGCCGTGGCGCAGCTCAAGGGCGTCTACATCCTCGCCGAGAATGCTCAGGGCATGGTTGTGGTGGACATGCACGCCGCGCATGAGCGCATCACCTACGAGCGCCTGAAGCATGCGATGGCCAGCGAGGGGCTGCGCGGCCAGCCGTTGCTGGTACCGGAGTCCATCGCTCTCAGTCAGCGTGAAGCCGACTGCGCCGAGGAACATGGCGAGTGGTTCCAGCGTCTGGGCTTCGAATTGCAGCGCCTGGGAGAGGAAACGCTGGCGATCCGCCAGATTCCGGCGCTGCTCAAGCAGGCCGAAGCGACCCAGTTGGTGCGCGACGTACTGGCCGATCTGCTCGAATATGGCACCAGCGACCGTATCCAGGCGCACCTCAATGAACTGCTGGCGACCATGGCCTGCCATGGCGCGGTGCGCGCCAACCGGCGCCTAACCATTCCCGAGATGAACGCCCTGCTGCGTGACATGGAACAGACCGAGCGCAGTGGCCAGTGCAACCATGGGCGACCGACCTGGACGCAATTGAGCATGGATCAGCTCGACAAGCTGTTCATGCGTGGTCAGTAA
- the miaA gene encoding tRNA (adenosine(37)-N6)-dimethylallyltransferase MiaA, protein MPALPPAIFLMGPTAAGKTDLALELARVLPCDLISVDSALIYRGMDIGTAKPDRAILDAFPHALIDIRDPAESYSAAEFRADALAAMAESTARGRIPLLVGGTMLYYKALLEGLADMPSADPAIRAELEARALVEGWDALHRELAEVDPESAARIHPNDPQRLTRALEVYRLSGLSMTEHRRRQAAGNPDAGTSGTGQLPYTVAQLAIAPAQRQVLHDRIAQRFRAMVEQGFVQEVEALRSRSDLHAGLPSIRAVGYRQVWEYLDGELSRDDMVERGIIATRQLAKRQFTWLRGWENLHWLDSLACDNLSRVLKYLESVSILK, encoded by the coding sequence ATGCCTGCGCTTCCTCCTGCAATCTTCCTGATGGGCCCGACTGCCGCCGGCAAGACCGACCTGGCCCTGGAGCTGGCGCGCGTCTTGCCGTGTGACCTGATCAGCGTTGATTCGGCGCTGATCTATCGTGGCATGGACATCGGCACGGCTAAGCCTGATCGTGCCATTCTCGACGCGTTTCCTCACGCCCTGATCGATATCCGTGATCCTGCTGAGAGCTATTCGGCGGCGGAGTTTCGCGCCGATGCCCTGGCCGCCATGGCCGAGAGCACGGCGCGTGGCCGTATTCCGCTGTTGGTCGGCGGCACCATGCTCTATTACAAGGCGCTGCTGGAGGGCCTGGCCGACATGCCCAGTGCCGATCCGGCGATACGCGCCGAGCTGGAAGCGCGCGCACTGGTCGAAGGTTGGGACGCGCTGCACCGTGAGTTGGCGGAGGTCGATCCGGAGTCCGCGGCGCGCATCCACCCCAACGACCCGCAGCGTCTGACCCGGGCCCTGGAGGTCTATCGCCTGAGCGGCCTGAGCATGACCGAGCATCGCCGGCGCCAGGCGGCAGGAAATCCCGATGCGGGCACATCAGGTACCGGGCAATTACCCTATACTGTTGCTCAGCTTGCTATCGCACCAGCGCAGCGTCAGGTTTTGCATGACCGCATCGCTCAACGATTTCGGGCGATGGTGGAGCAGGGCTTTGTGCAAGAGGTCGAAGCCCTGCGTAGCCGAAGTGACTTGCACGCGGGATTGCCGTCTATACGGGCGGTGGGTTATCGCCAGGTATGGGAATACCTCGATGGCGAGCTGTCCCGGGACGATATGGTCGAGCGGGGCATCATCGCCACTCGCCAGTTGGCCAAGCGGCAGTTCACCTGGCTACGCGGTTGGGAGAACTTGCATTGGCTCGATAGCCTGGCCTGCGACAATCTGTCTCGCGTCTTGAAATACCTGGAAAGCGTCTCCATATTGAAATGA
- the hfq gene encoding RNA chaperone Hfq, protein MSKGHSLQDPYLNTLRKERVPVSIYLVNGIKLQGQIESFDQFVILLKNTVSQMVYKHAISTVVPSRPVRLPSAGDAEQGDSEPGNA, encoded by the coding sequence ATGTCAAAAGGGCATTCGCTACAAGACCCTTACCTGAATACCCTGCGTAAGGAACGCGTCCCTGTTTCCATCTATCTGGTCAACGGCATCAAGCTGCAGGGCCAGATCGAGTCCTTCGACCAGTTCGTCATCCTGCTGAAGAACACCGTCAGCCAGATGGTCTACAAGCACGCCATTTCCACCGTCGTCCCCAGCCGTCCGGTGCGTTTGCCGAGCGCAGGTGATGCCGAGCAGGGCGATAGCGAACCGGGTAACGCCTGA
- the hflX gene encoding ribosome rescue GTPase HflX, translating to MFFERHEGGERAILVHLEGQDSEASEDPQEFQELAMSAGADMVAFFSVPSSRLTAKFLIGSGKVEELRDQVKAAEADLVIFNHTLTPSQERNLERAFECRVLDRTGLILDIFAQRARTHEGKLQVELAQLDHMSTRLVRGWTHLERQKGGIGLRGPGETQLETDRRLLRVRIRQIKQKLDKVRSQREQARRGRRRADIPSVSLVGYTNAGKSTLFNALTTSEVYAADQLFATLDPTLRRLQLDDLGPVVLADTVGFIRHLPHKLVEAFRATLEESSNSDLLLHVIDAHEPERMAQIEQVQNVLREIGAHELPMLEVYNKLDLLEGVEPQIQRDGDGKPLRVWLSARDGRGLELLRQAVAELLGEDLFVATLQLSQRLGRLRAQLFALGAVQSEVHDELGNSLLSVRLPRVELNRLVSREGLEPQAFIEQHTLQ from the coding sequence TTGTTCTTCGAGCGTCATGAGGGCGGTGAGCGGGCCATCCTGGTTCATCTGGAAGGCCAAGACTCCGAGGCGAGCGAAGACCCCCAGGAGTTCCAGGAATTGGCCATGTCGGCAGGCGCCGACATGGTCGCTTTCTTCAGTGTGCCCAGCAGTCGTCTGACGGCCAAGTTCCTGATCGGCAGCGGTAAGGTCGAGGAACTGCGCGACCAGGTCAAGGCCGCCGAGGCCGATCTGGTCATCTTCAATCACACCCTGACACCCAGCCAGGAGCGCAATCTTGAGCGCGCCTTCGAATGCCGTGTGCTCGACCGTACCGGCCTGATCCTCGATATATTCGCTCAGCGCGCGCGTACTCATGAAGGCAAGCTGCAGGTCGAACTGGCTCAGCTCGACCACATGAGTACGCGCCTGGTGCGCGGCTGGACTCACCTTGAGCGGCAAAAGGGCGGTATCGGTCTGCGTGGCCCGGGTGAAACCCAGCTGGAAACCGACCGCCGCTTGCTGCGTGTGCGCATCCGGCAGATCAAGCAGAAGTTGGACAAGGTGCGCAGTCAGCGTGAGCAGGCGCGTCGCGGGCGCAGGCGTGCGGATATTCCATCGGTCTCCCTGGTGGGGTACACCAACGCCGGCAAGTCCACCTTGTTCAATGCCCTGACCACCTCCGAGGTGTATGCGGCCGATCAACTGTTCGCCACACTCGATCCGACCCTGCGCCGTCTGCAACTCGACGACCTGGGCCCCGTGGTGCTGGCCGATACCGTGGGTTTCATTCGCCATCTGCCGCACAAGCTGGTCGAGGCTTTCCGCGCTACGCTTGAAGAATCGAGCAATTCCGACCTGCTGCTGCATGTGATCGACGCCCATGAGCCTGAGCGCATGGCCCAGATCGAGCAGGTGCAGAACGTGCTCCGGGAGATCGGTGCGCACGAATTGCCGATGCTGGAGGTATACAACAAGCTGGATTTGTTGGAAGGTGTCGAGCCGCAGATCCAGCGTGATGGTGACGGTAAACCGCTTCGCGTGTGGTTGTCGGCGCGAGATGGGCGTGGTCTGGAGCTGTTACGCCAGGCCGTGGCGGAATTGCTGGGCGAGGATTTGTTCGTTGCCACGCTGCAGTTGTCGCAGCGTCTCGGAAGGCTGCGGGCGCAATTGTTCGCCCTGGGGGCCGTGCAAAGTGAAGTGCATGATGAGCTGGGCAACAGCCTGCTGTCGGTACGCTTGCCGCGCGTCGAGCTCAATCGCCTGGTGAGTCGTGAAGGTTTGGAGCCTCAGGCCTTTATCGAGCAACATACTTTGCAATAA
- the hflK gene encoding FtsH protease activity modulator HflK gives MAWNEPGGNSNNQDPWGGRKGGGRQGPPDLDEAFRKLQESLNGIFGGGKKRGDDDSGRSGSGGGFGLLFVGLGLLAAVWLYSAIYVVDEQEQAVVLRFGKYHETVGPGLNIYFPPIDRKFQENVTRERAYSKQGAMLTEDENIIEVPLTVQYRVSNLQDFVLNVDQPEVSLQHATDSAVRHVVGSTEMDQVLTEGRELMATEVRERLQRFLDNYRTGITITQVNIQSAAAPREVQEAFDDVIRAREDEQREKNQAESYANGVIPEARGQAQRMLEEANGYRDEVIARARGEADRFTKLVAEYRKAPEITRERLYIDTMQEVMSNTSKVLVTGDKGQNNLLYLPLDKMIDSRGGASSSSSANSSNTTTRDPAVPLSSDLSQRNLRTREGR, from the coding sequence ATGGCTTGGAATGAGCCGGGTGGCAACTCGAACAATCAAGACCCTTGGGGCGGCCGCAAAGGCGGTGGCCGGCAGGGCCCGCCGGATCTCGACGAGGCGTTTCGCAAGCTGCAGGAAAGCCTCAATGGCATTTTCGGTGGCGGCAAGAAGCGCGGCGATGACGACTCCGGGCGCAGCGGTAGCGGCGGTGGCTTCGGTCTGCTGTTCGTAGGCCTCGGCCTGTTGGCGGCGGTCTGGCTGTACAGCGCGATCTATGTGGTGGACGAGCAGGAGCAGGCTGTCGTGCTGCGCTTCGGCAAGTACCATGAGACCGTCGGTCCTGGCCTGAACATCTACTTCCCGCCGATCGATCGCAAGTTCCAGGAAAACGTCACCCGTGAGCGCGCCTACAGCAAGCAGGGCGCCATGCTGACCGAAGACGAGAACATCATCGAGGTACCGCTGACCGTGCAGTACCGCGTCAGCAACCTGCAGGACTTCGTGCTCAACGTCGACCAGCCGGAAGTCAGCCTGCAGCACGCCACCGACAGCGCCGTGCGCCATGTCGTGGGCTCCACCGAGATGGATCAGGTGCTGACCGAGGGCCGTGAACTGATGGCGACCGAGGTGCGTGAGCGTCTGCAGCGCTTCCTCGACAACTATCGCACCGGTATCACCATCACTCAGGTGAACATCCAGAGCGCTGCTGCGCCGCGTGAAGTTCAGGAAGCCTTCGATGACGTGATTCGCGCCCGTGAAGACGAGCAGCGTGAGAAGAACCAGGCCGAGTCCTACGCCAACGGCGTAATCCCGGAAGCCCGTGGTCAGGCCCAGCGTATGCTGGAAGAGGCCAATGGTTACCGTGATGAAGTCATTGCGCGTGCCCGAGGCGAGGCCGACCGCTTCACCAAGCTGGTGGCCGAGTACCGCAAGGCACCCGAGATCACTCGCGAGCGTCTGTATATCGACACCATGCAGGAAGTCATGAGCAACACCAGCAAGGTTCTGGTCACCGGCGACAAGGGGCAGAACAACCTGCTCTATCTGCCGCTGGACAAGATGATCGACAGCCGTGGCGGTGCTTCTTCCTCCAGTTCTGCCAACAGCAGCAACACGACAACGCGTGATCCAGCGGTGCCGCTGAGCAGCGATCTGTCGCAGCGTAACCTGCGTACCCGGGAGGGCCGTTGA
- the hflC gene encoding protease modulator HflC, protein MSNKSLIGLIVAVVLALVAWNSFYIVAQTERAVLLQFGRVVQPDVQPGLHVKIPYVNQVRIFDGRLLTLDSTSSRFLTLEKKALMVDAYAKWRVKDAERFYQATSGMKQVADERLARRLEASLRDQFGKRTLHESVSGERDALMADVTATLNRAAERELGIEVVDVRVKAIDLPREVNRSVFERMSTEREREAREHRAKGRELAEGIRADADRQRRVLLAEAYREAEELRGDGDAQAAAIYANAFGQDQEFYSFYRSLQAYRESFADKRDVLVLDPGSDFFRYLENSKP, encoded by the coding sequence ATGAGCAACAAGTCCCTGATCGGCCTGATCGTGGCCGTGGTTCTGGCCCTGGTGGCATGGAATAGCTTCTATATCGTGGCGCAGACTGAGCGTGCGGTGCTGTTGCAGTTCGGGCGAGTGGTTCAGCCTGATGTGCAACCCGGTCTGCATGTGAAGATTCCTTACGTCAACCAGGTGCGTATTTTCGATGGGCGTCTGCTGACACTGGATTCGACCTCGTCGCGCTTCCTGACGCTGGAGAAGAAGGCGCTCATGGTCGACGCCTATGCCAAATGGCGGGTAAAGGATGCCGAGCGCTTCTATCAGGCTACCTCCGGCATGAAGCAGGTTGCCGACGAGCGTCTGGCGCGTCGACTGGAAGCTTCGCTGCGTGACCAGTTCGGTAAGCGTACGCTGCATGAGTCGGTATCCGGTGAGCGTGATGCGCTGATGGCCGACGTGACCGCGACCCTCAACCGCGCCGCCGAGCGTGAGTTGGGTATCGAAGTGGTTGACGTTCGGGTCAAGGCCATCGACCTGCCGCGTGAAGTCAACCGCAGTGTATTCGAGCGGATGAGCACCGAGCGTGAGCGTGAAGCGCGCGAACACCGTGCCAAGGGTCGCGAGCTGGCCGAGGGTATTCGTGCCGACGCTGATCGTCAGCGCCGCGTACTGCTGGCAGAGGCCTATCGCGAGGCTGAAGAGCTGCGCGGTGATGGTGACGCACAGGCTGCTGCGATCTATGCCAATGCCTTCGGTCAAGACCAGGAGTTCTACTCCTTCTACCGTAGCTTGCAGGCGTACCGCGAAAGCTTCGCCGACAAGCGTGATGTGCTGGTGTTGGATCCGGGCAGTGACTTCTTCCGTTATCTGGAGAACTCAAAGCCTTGA
- a CDS encoding DUF2065 domain-containing protein: MWQELGIALCLVLVLEGILPFLYPRHWRGAVMQAARLSDRRLRLMGLASMLLGTALLYLLH; encoded by the coding sequence ATGTGGCAGGAACTCGGCATCGCACTGTGTCTGGTATTGGTGCTGGAAGGCATCCTGCCCTTCCTCTATCCGCGCCATTGGCGCGGAGCGGTCATGCAGGCAGCGCGTCTGTCCGACCGCCGACTGCGTCTTATGGGGCTGGCCAGCATGCTGCTGGGTACGGCCCTTCTATATCTGCTTCACTGA
- a CDS encoding ATP phosphoribosyltransferase regulatory subunit has translation MATVDRWLLPDGIEEVLPPEAARIEAARRQVLDLFQLWGYEFVVTPHIEYLESLLTGAGQDLDLRTFKVTDPLSGRQMGFRADITPQVARIDAHTLRREGPSRLCYAGSVLHAQPRALTTSRSPIQLGAELYGDASPASDIEVISLLVETLELAAVPHVHMDLGHVGIYRGLARAAGLSGEAEQRLFDALQRKAMDEIETLTAALPAGLGNMLRSLAELCGGREVLDLAQAALVEAPDAVHAALDELVAIADALELRYPELPLYFDLGELRGYNYHTGVVFAAFVPGEGGAIAQGGRYDDTGAVFGRARPATGFSTDLKTLVTLGDMRLDETVTGIWAPDNHDLYLWQAVRRLRGEGERVVQALPGQSEADAREAGCDRLLALRDGRWQVAPLAS, from the coding sequence ATGGCAACGGTAGACCGCTGGCTGCTGCCAGATGGCATCGAAGAAGTACTGCCGCCGGAAGCGGCGCGCATCGAGGCGGCCCGCCGCCAAGTGCTGGATCTGTTCCAACTTTGGGGTTACGAGTTCGTCGTCACCCCCCATATCGAGTACCTGGAATCCCTGTTGACTGGCGCCGGTCAGGATCTTGACCTGCGTACCTTCAAGGTCACCGATCCGCTGTCCGGTCGGCAGATGGGCTTTCGTGCCGACATCACCCCGCAGGTGGCGCGCATCGACGCGCACACCCTGCGCCGCGAAGGGCCAAGCCGGCTGTGCTACGCCGGTAGCGTGCTGCATGCACAACCGCGTGCGCTGACCACCTCGCGTAGTCCGATTCAGCTGGGCGCCGAGTTGTATGGTGATGCCAGTCCGGCCAGCGATATCGAGGTGATCAGCCTGCTGGTCGAGACCCTCGAGCTGGCCGCGGTGCCGCATGTCCATATGGATCTCGGTCATGTTGGCATCTATCGCGGCCTGGCGCGTGCCGCGGGTTTATCCGGCGAAGCCGAGCAGCGGCTGTTCGATGCGTTGCAGCGCAAGGCCATGGACGAAATCGAGACCCTGACGGCGGCCTTGCCGGCTGGCCTGGGCAACATGCTGCGTTCGCTGGCCGAGCTGTGCGGCGGGCGTGAAGTGCTGGACCTGGCTCAGGCGGCGTTGGTCGAGGCACCGGATGCCGTGCACGCCGCGCTCGATGAGCTGGTGGCCATTGCTGATGCGCTGGAGTTGCGTTACCCGGAGTTGCCACTGTACTTCGATCTGGGCGAGTTGCGCGGCTACAACTACCACACCGGCGTGGTGTTCGCGGCGTTCGTGCCGGGCGAGGGTGGTGCAATTGCACAGGGCGGTCGTTACGACGATACCGGTGCCGTGTTCGGCCGGGCGCGTCCGGCCACCGGCTTCTCGACCGATCTGAAAACCCTGGTGACCCTGGGCGACATGCGTCTGGACGAGACGGTAACCGGTATCTGGGCACCGGATAATCATGACCTCTATCTGTGGCAGGCCGTTCGGCGTCTGCGTGGTGAGGGTGAGCGCGTGGTACAGGCGCTGCCCGGGCAGAGCGAGGCGGATGCGCGCGAAGCAGGCTGTGATCGCCTGCTGGCACTGCGCGATGGACGTTGGCAGGTGGCGCCCCTGGCGTCCTGA
- a CDS encoding adenylosuccinate synthase yields MGKNVVVLGTQWGDEGKGKIVDLLTEQAAAVVRYQGGHNAGHTLVIDGEKTVLHLIPSGILREGVECLIGNGVVVAPDALMREIVKLEEKGVPVRERLRISPACPLILSYHVALDQAREKARGDAKIGTTGRGIGPAYEDKVARRGLRVGDLFHRERFAAKLGELLDYHNFQLVNFYKEPAIDFQKTLDECMEYAELLKPMMADVTAVLHDLRREGKDIMFEGAQGSLLDIDHGTYPYVTSSNTTAGGIATGSGFGPLYLDYILGITKAYTTRVGSGPFPTELFDDVGAFLAKRGHEFGATTGRARRCGWFDAVILRRAIEINSISGLCLTKLDVLDGLETIRICTGYKDANDQVLVDAPTDADSYIGLQPVYEEMPGWSESTLGAKTLEDLPAAARAYIKRVEELVGAPIDIISTGPDRNETIVLRHPFA; encoded by the coding sequence ATGGGTAAGAATGTCGTCGTCCTGGGCACCCAGTGGGGTGATGAGGGCAAGGGCAAGATCGTCGACCTGCTCACCGAGCAGGCCGCAGCAGTCGTGCGTTATCAGGGTGGCCACAACGCTGGCCACACCCTGGTTATTGACGGTGAGAAGACCGTCCTACACCTGATTCCGTCCGGCATCCTGCGTGAAGGCGTCGAGTGCCTGATCGGCAATGGCGTGGTCGTTGCGCCCGACGCCCTGATGCGCGAAATCGTCAAGCTGGAAGAGAAGGGTGTGCCAGTGCGTGAGCGTCTGCGCATCAGCCCGGCCTGCCCGCTGATTCTGTCCTACCACGTGGCGCTGGATCAGGCGCGTGAGAAGGCGCGTGGCGATGCCAAGATCGGCACTACCGGTCGCGGTATCGGCCCGGCCTACGAAGACAAGGTCGCGCGTCGCGGCCTGCGTGTCGGTGACCTGTTTCACCGCGAGCGCTTCGCCGCCAAGCTGGGCGAGCTGCTGGATTACCACAACTTCCAGCTGGTCAACTTCTATAAAGAGCCGGCCATCGACTTCCAGAAGACACTCGACGAGTGCATGGAATACGCCGAGCTGCTCAAGCCGATGATGGCTGACGTCACCGCGGTGCTGCATGACCTGCGTCGTGAAGGCAAGGACATCATGTTCGAAGGTGCTCAGGGCTCGCTGTTGGACATCGACCACGGCACCTACCCCTACGTCACCAGTTCCAATACCACGGCAGGCGGTATCGCCACCGGTTCCGGTTTCGGCCCGCTGTACCTGGATTACATCCTCGGTATCACCAAGGCCTACACCACCCGTGTCGGTTCCGGCCCGTTCCCGACCGAGCTGTTCGACGACGTTGGCGCCTTCCTCGCCAAGCGCGGTCACGAGTTCGGCGCGACCACCGGGCGTGCCCGTCGTTGTGGCTGGTTCGATGCGGTAATCCTGCGTCGCGCCATCGAGATCAACAGCATCTCCGGTCTGTGCCTGACCAAGCTGGACGTGCTCGACGGCCTGGAAACCATCCGCATCTGCACCGGCTACAAGGACGCCAATGACCAGGTATTGGTCGATGCGCCGACTGACGCCGACAGCTACATCGGCCTGCAGCCGGTCTATGAGGAAATGCCGGGCTGGAGCGAGTCCACTCTGGGCGCCAAGACCCTGGAAGACCTGCCGGCCGCTGCTCGCGCCTACATCAAGCGCGTGGAAGAGCTGGTCGGTGCGCCGATCGACATCATCTCCACCGGTCCTGATCGCAACGAGACGATCGTGTTGCGTCATCCGTTCGCCTGA
- a CDS encoding methyl-accepting chemotaxis protein: MADAVNRFIAKLQPIVRESGEVALRTGEQIRSLTQRGVAAEAAAGRQRDEVAGSLQALEQMADEAQAESQAMQEALQRVDTIRQAAHENAAIAQRLSALIEGLVARVADGSAVIERLAKQSEQIEVVLTVIQSIAEQTNLLALNAAIEAARAGESGRGFAVVADEVRALASKTQQSTGDIQTHIAALQRGAQEAVAAIAQAGAQGSEGLEVLRDSARLQQSVQQSVDDVHGAINAATQAAAHQAEGAGAVRGRVEIIHAEAQHAAEAVAAIAGNARALDELAAQLKASLGQFKV, from the coding sequence ATGGCGGATGCGGTCAATCGTTTCATCGCCAAGCTGCAGCCCATCGTGCGTGAGTCCGGTGAAGTGGCGCTGCGCACCGGTGAGCAGATCCGCAGCCTGACTCAGCGTGGCGTTGCGGCCGAGGCCGCAGCCGGTCGTCAGCGCGATGAGGTGGCGGGCAGTCTGCAGGCGTTGGAGCAGATGGCCGATGAGGCGCAGGCAGAAAGCCAGGCCATGCAGGAGGCGCTGCAGCGTGTCGATACCATCCGTCAGGCCGCGCACGAAAATGCGGCGATTGCTCAGCGTCTGTCCGCGCTGATCGAAGGTCTGGTGGCTCGGGTGGCTGATGGTTCGGCGGTGATCGAGCGGCTGGCCAAGCAGAGCGAGCAGATCGAAGTGGTGCTGACGGTGATTCAGTCCATCGCCGAGCAGACCAACCTGCTCGCGCTCAATGCGGCCATCGAGGCGGCGCGCGCGGGCGAGAGTGGGCGTGGCTTCGCCGTGGTGGCCGACGAGGTGCGGGCGCTGGCAAGCAAGACCCAGCAGTCCACGGGCGATATCCAGACGCATATCGCGGCATTGCAGCGTGGCGCGCAGGAGGCGGTTGCTGCCATCGCTCAGGCAGGTGCGCAGGGCAGCGAGGGGTTGGAGGTGCTGCGTGACAGTGCGCGCCTGCAGCAGTCGGTGCAGCAATCGGTGGATGATGTGCACGGCGCCATCAATGCGGCGACTCAGGCGGCGGCGCATCAGGCAGAAGGTGCAGGCGCTGTGCGTGGGCGTGTCGAGATCATTCATGCCGAGGCGCAGCATGCGGCGGAGGCGGTGGCGGCGATTGCCGGCAATGCGCGCGCGCTGGACGAACTGGCGGCGCAGCTCAAGGCCAGCCTGGGTCAGTTCAAGGTGTAG